Within Pelotomaculum schinkii, the genomic segment AAAGTTATTGCTTTGACTTAAAATAGTTCGGTTAACTTCTGCTGGACGCTGGCTGATAACAACTAACCCTATTCCGTATTTACGACCTTCTTTTGCTATTCGTTCAAAGTTTTGAAGACCTGCATCTTCTAAAGAACTTCTCGTTTTTTCTGGAAGATATAAATGTGCTTCATCACAAAAAATTGCTATAGGATGTCGATTTTCTTTACTGATCCATTGCTGAATAGAAAAAACAAGTCGTCCAACTAAGCTAACCATTAAAGAAAGAACATCAGAAGGCACTTCAGAAAAATCAATTATCTTAACGCCTTTATTTAGTTGTAGACTGCTAGAATGCATCAAGACTTTGCTAAGATGCTCCATATATTCATAAGCCAGTACTTCCTTACTTTCATTAAATAGGAAATTAAGCCGTTTATCACTTTTTTTTGATTCTAAACGCTGAATAAAACGTGTTAATTTGCCATGCATCGGTCCTTGTTTTTCCGTTTTAGCACCGGGAACCATTTCTGTATCCAATCTATTAAACTCAACAAGTATTTCTGATAATTTGTAAGGGACAGGACTATCGATAGTAAAAATTCCGGCAATATCTTTTTTACCAAGACTTTCAAGATTTTTACGTTTTTGTTCTAAAACTGCATTTGAAAAAGCCATTGCTTGATTGGGAGCATTGTTATCACTTCTATCGAGCATCAAAGATATCATTTCTTCATAGGTCAATAACCAATAAGGTAGAAATAATATTCCGTCTTTACTTTTGTCATTCGGCCCTGCAATTTTTACATGCTGAAAACCGCTACCATTAAGAGGTGCATACTCACCATGGATGTCAAAAACAATTACATTTGCCGATGGAAGTTTAGCTACTTGTTCAAGAAGCTTTGCTACTGTCCATGATTTCCCTGAGCCCGTACTCCCAACTATAACAGCATGGCGTTGAAAGAACTTATTTCCATCAAGCCATGCTTCCGCATTTTCATCAAGAGCATAGTGACCTAAAGAGAGCGGACTTTTTCCTTCTATCGCAATTTGAGTAATAGCCTTCATAAAGCTTGTTAATCTATCGCCATGTAGCATGAAACAATCAGCATCTATTTCAGGGACGGTTTCAAGAGTTCTTTTGAATACATTTGGTTTTGTTCCAAATTTATCGAGATGAGTTCCTATGAGTGTTGCTTTAACAACATTTTCAATAATGTACATTGGTTTATTATCATCATCAACTGACTCAAAAGAGTTCCGCATTATTTTATTTACTAAAGCGATAAGATGTTGACCGACTTTAGAGCTTTGAACAACAACAAGGTGATTAACCTGCATCCTTTTTAGTTTTTCTTCATTTTCAATTTTA encodes:
- a CDS encoding ATP-binding protein; amino-acid sequence: MSIFDFEKDSPERIGVVENVDTANIVIKIENEEKLKRMQVNHLVVVQSSKVGQHLIALVNKIMRNSFESVDDDNKPMYIIENVVKATLIGTHLDKFGTKPNVFKRTLETVPEIDADCFMLHGDRLTSFMKAITQIAIEGKSPLSLGHYALDENAEAWLDGNKFFQRHAVIVGSTGSGKSWTVAKLLEQVAKLPSANVIVFDIHGEYAPLNGSGFQHVKIAGPNDKSKDGILFLPYWLLTYEEMISLMLDRSDNNAPNQAMAFSNAVLEQKRKNLESLGKKDIAGIFTIDSPVPYKLSEILVEFNRLDTEMVPGAKTEKQGPMHGKLTRFIQRLESKKSDKRLNFLFNESKEVLAYEYMEHLSKVLMHSSSLQLNKGVKIIDFSEVPSDVLSLMVSLVGRLVFSIQQWISKENRHPIAIFCDEAHLYLPEKTRSSLEDAGLQNFERIAKEGRKYGIGLVVISQRPAEVNRTILSQSNNFVAMRLTNAEDQAVIKRLLPDSLGGYAELLPILDIGEALVVGDASLLPSRIKISKPFYEPNSATVDFWDEWQRDSTIDVISGAIEALRKQSR